ATGGGCATTTTTATGTGCACCACGTCATGACGCACAGCGTTTTTATTTGCAACAAGTCAAAATGGTTTTatgaaaaaaataagaaaaaacccgttgtttttttaaataagcAAAAATATGATTTCTATGCGCATgaattcgcatgaaaatctgtcgccaatcgGATGGAAAACTAGCTAGTGTCAGTGATTTAACAACTATAGAAATACAACTGTGACCAATAATTAAAAATAACACTTAAGCTAACATCTCCATGGAAGAACATTGATCTGTAAAATCTAAACTGATTAATGAAATGTATTGTTGGTGACTTACCTTTATGCACATGTGATGCGCACTGTCAGTGCTGCTACATTCAAGTGGGTAATCAGCCATATCACACAGGAAATGTGGTAGAAATGATTTGTTCTGTCTTGCCCAATGACAATGATGTTGGTTCGCTATCACTCACCACTAAGGAACTGAACATATGCCTGTAGTGTACCAGGGTGCATGCTGTTGACACGTGTGGTGAAAAGGCACTATCTGTGTCACTGCAAAGGAAAATACTGTATGTAGCTGAACACAACAGTTGGTGGAGACAGAAAGGAAACCACCTACTGTACCTTCACTCCCTTTTCTTAAATGAAATACACATCTTACTACTATGCAAAAGTAGTGTCCTCTCATATCACCAATCTAGTACTGTTTAATAcaaaatatatactgaacaaaaatatatttgcaacatgcaacaatttcaatattttactgagttacagttcatataagatattcagtcaattgaaatacattcattaggccctaatctatggatttcacatgactgggtaagggcgcagccatgggtggcctgggagggcataggcccaccgacttggcagccaggccaacccactggggagccaagctcaaaccaatcagaatgagtttttccccacaaaagggcttaattacagacagaaatactcctcagcacccaccacacacaccttcAGACATCCCGCAGATGAAGATGTcggatgtgaaggtcctgggctggtgtggttacacgtggtctgcggttgtgaggtcggttggacatactgccaaattctctaaaatgacattgcaggcagcttatgatagagaaattacCATTCCTTTCTCTGGAAacaagctctggtggacattcttgcagtcagcatgctaattgtacgctccatcaaaacttgagacatttgtggcattgtgttgtttgacagaacttgccttttattgtccccagcacaaggtgcacctgtgtaataatcatgcttttaatcagcttcttgatatgccacacctgtgaggtggatggataatcttggcaaaggagaaatagtcactaacagggatgtaaacaaatttgtgcacaaaatctgagagaaataaactttttgtgtatatggaacatttctgagattttttatttcagcacaTGAAACCGAACACTGTACATGTGGcgtttgtttttgttcagtgtatgaaATACAAGAATGGGTTGTGAGACGCTGCTGTAGCCTACTCACAACAAAAAGCCGTTGTTAGTTTAGGAAATCACAGTGGAGAGGTGTAAGGAACAGCCCAAAATCACACACACCTGCAGCACAGGATGCAAACTGTTTGTTTCCCACCTCCTGTGCTgcaggtgtgggtgtgtgtctcgaCTTCTATGGCAGAAGAAGTCAGCTAAATTCTACCTAAAATGTGTATTCTTTTTATTGTATTGTTTTCCAAGATACAAACACATCCCAAGTAATAAAGATAATACAAAGGCAGGTAAAAAATAcacaaaaaacatgttttgtcAGTTGATAGTTTCATTGTGTAGCATTATGAGTCATCAACTGCTGCCATGTACATATTACGGCTGTTTGCGAGTTCACAAAGTACATATTCTACATTTGAGTCCATCTGCTCCACAGACATATATCAGGAAAAGTCAACAGAATGACAAAGTACATCATTCTTCATCACTGTGTGTACAGAGGAAGTAAATACATACTTCACTGAGAATCTACACCTCTGTGACAGTGGAATCTACTGTACCTAGGGTTACTAGCCTAGTATATGCACAATGCAAAGAGATTCTAGAACCTAGATAATGTAGGCCTGGCTGTAATGTTCCTTCTCCTGATTACCAAGGTAAAGTATGTGTTAGCAACCATTAACCAATCACTCTTCTCCATTGctgccctccccctcctccccgctTCGGGCATTGCAGCAGTTGCCATGGCGTTTTATGCCCCACACCACGTCAGAGCTGAAGGGGCAGAAGAGGCAGCGGTACATGCCCTGTCTGTGGTTGTGGTAGATATGGTTGAGTAGCGAATACTCTAGTATGAAGGCCTTGCTACACTCTTTACAGCAGTAAGGTTTGGGCACGTCGTGCTTGTAGCTCACGTGGTAGATGGCATGGCCCTTCATCTTGGAGCGCTTGCCACACAGGCGACAGTTGTAGCGACCCCCATGGCGCTGGATATATTTGGTCAGGAAGGCCTCTTCCTGCTTTTTGTGTTTgtcactttttttgttgttgttggtctgtagctcctcttcctcttcatcacGATCATCTTCCTCACTGCCTGCCGTAGAGCTTCTATTTCGTTTCATGGGGCTGCCGGCTGAGCGGGAGTCCTCTTCGTTATCCTCGccttcctccatctcctctagtcctcttttCCTACTTTCCTCTTTCTTCGCTCCTCCTttgtcctcatcctcctcttctgccTTGGGCTCACTGAGAGGATGACTACTGTCTTTTGAaagcacatctacactgatacctTCCGgttcttctcccccctcccccctacgctcatccccttctccctcctcaccctggcCCTTCCCAGAGAGGCAGTGGCAGGTGAGCAGGTGGTCGTAGAGGCGAGGGAACTCCCTGGCCGTGTGGAAACACACGCTGCAGTGGAACAGCCGTGCCGTGCGCTGGTAGAAGATGGCGTTGCCCAGGCGACCCACAGGCGTGTCATCCAGGCGGCTTGGATGGATCTTAGCGATGTGGATGAGGTAGTTGCAGTGGCTCTTACACTGGAGCAGACAGTGGGGACACTGGAGGTGCTGGAGATAGCTGTCCGACTCCCGGTCTCTGTCCCGCCCCTGGCTGCCAGAGGAGGAAGACTGCCTCTTGAGTTCCATAACAGCTCCCTGTGACTCCTTAATGTCCACAACGGCTTCTTTTGACTCTGACTCATTAACTTCCATCATGGCTGACATGGACTCCTTCACGTCCATTGCGGCTGAAATTGACTCCTTAACGCCTATTGTGGCTTCCGTTGACTCCTCAAAACCCGCCATGGCTGTCTCTGACTTCTTAACCTCCATCACGGCTTCCATTGACTGGAGCTCACTGGACACAGAGGGGAGTGAAAAACTTGCCGTTTTAATTATTGATTGTTGTTTATTTGAATAAGACTGAATGTATGTAATACAGAAGTACAATACATCAGTAATGACAACGTAATTTAACAGTTGTCCAAATGCATACAAATTTACAAGCTAGCATTGTAGCACATCTGTACATCAGGAAATCTATGTCACTAACAACGTTGAGTGTGCAGTTGTCAACATTTGACACTAGCTTAATCTAGATTCACATCCGACATTGTAGAGGCATAATTCCAGCCATGTTCAAAGAATGAAAGTATGCTAGTTCATTCCCAAATAGATTTAGCCGAACTCAAGCTAGCTTACTGTGTAAACAATAGCACATAGTTCGTTCGAAAATGTACATTTTAACTCACCTATCAATTCTCAAAAAGCCAATGAAACACACATTCCATATTTCCGTGACTAGATAGACTATGCTTGATTGCTGTTCGTTTACATTTTGCGGAATAATTTGATGAAATAGCAAAAATCTGCTATAATGTAACAGTTTTTCCTCGGGAGCCTTTCCTTGGTTTATCAGAAGTGACGCTCAGCACGTTGACGTGACGTAGCCTCCATCATTAACTCTCTACTCACCGTTTCGGCTCCCTGCTGTTCTGGATAACAGAATAATCCATGCGTGGTCTATCCTGAACTTCTTGGTTCGGTCTGTGTTGCTTCTTCTCGTTCTTTTGGCTAACATAAGGTGAAGAAGTATCGGTTCTGCTCGGGCTATCGCTGGGATAAATCGTAGGAATCGCGTCATCCCACAACAATCTCTTTCTCAGTGTATTGAGTCGAAAACATTATTTTCTGAAATGAGCCTCGCATATCTGAGTGCCGTTCAATACGCCATTCTCGTGTAAGGAGGCGAATTCCACCAATGTTCGTAATACGATGTAGTCTTTTGGAAAATAGTGGAAACTGGTGGTTTGCAGCCAAGGAAAATGCACCTTGTCGGCGTTTTGTAAATAGAGTAAACTGGGGCAAGCACCAAAGCTGTGTTTGAAAACCCATGCTAACATACGgtgtactacatacttaatgagtatatactattagttcattttagcaTACTGTAAACAAACCGTATCCTTTCAATTGAGCGTAGTAGTTCTTCacctgtctaccggaagttgatgctgttgcgaTGCAACCtctcgctagctagctagcataacaaATTACTTGTTAGACATTTTACGAATTCGGGTGTGTTCTTAAATtcagtgccagagtgcgctcgtaaattcagagtgttgtcagattgtcccttttgtcttttgttattgaccaaatagttatttttcaccataatttgcaaataaattcataaaaatcctacaatgtgcttttttttctcattttgtctgtcatagttgaagtgtacctatgatgaaaattacaggcctctcatctttttaagtgggagaacttgcacaattggtggctgactaaatactttttttgccccactgtatgtatgtatgtctgtctattTCGTCAAATTTCTTGTAATGTGTATATTTAGATTTGATTTTTTAATTGGACACCATTTTAATCATGAGAAACTGCTCTTTCTAATTGTGTACGGCTGGGCAGTGTATTCTGCTGTCATCAAACACTAGACCAGGAATAGTCCGAAGTtgcaatgttttattttttttacttcctCGTTGTGCAGACATAAGCACACTAGGCACCACTCAGAAGGGATCTTTTGAAgtcagagtagatagccagagcgaattcaTGAAAGCACCCGAATGAATGTCCATTGAGTGTCCAACGCACAACGACTGTACCAtatagctaagctaagaatgacgggaataatcaagtcaataaacattgggtagttagttagttagcctatagttaatatactggcaagtttgatgtataagttagtagccaactaacgttaggtaggTAGCTagcatactgctgtaatgatatgcaatatggttcgtaaggacagcatagctaacaaattgtcagccaacataacatgtaaagtaacttatttgaaaaatcattactttattacattgctcaacattttcttaatGTTTGTcttaattagttaaagcaatgaatttgtatccgctCTCGTACTTCGGCTGCATTTTTTCCGCCATTATCTTCATATCGGAAAACGATGTGAAGCCATGCCATttcctgaagaattgcattatgggccctaaagtaCGGAAACAGTCCTCTGCATTGTATACTTCATATTTTGGCGAATTTAgtacgacatccgggaacttttggcatactaactatatccatactatgaccaatacgcatactatatactcaattcacatcacaaatagtatggttaatgcggttagtatgagtattcgaacacGGCTCAAGTGATATTTAGGTTTCCACCATGGAGGTAGAAAATCTTTGACTCATCTTTATGTATGTGCACTAATGGCTGCTTTGACACACCACCGAGGGCTTtctcatagagatagatagaggactctagtgcccaaaagctattttagcatgggcagcgccattcaGTACTTTAGACATTTTGAAATAGTCAACTGTGCAAAGCAAAGGATAGAGGGACGAACAGAGGGGACAGTTTTTCGGAATGAAATGCAGCTTTGATTTTTCCTTGTGATTCCTTTTGCTCCACATGTGTAAATCTCCAATAAAAGTTGTATCAATTAAACATCACAAAAATCAAACAGGGTGGACATTTTGTAGTCTTTGGTATTTCCCCATCACTTCCTCTCAAATGTGAGAAACGACCCAGATACAGAGTAAGAATGTGTGAAAGGTGGAACAGAAATAGTTGTGGTTGAGAGACTGGTTAGGAGAAGTTGAACAGAAGGAGCATGGTGCCTTGACATTATTGTAAATGAGTGCTGGGTAATATCACATATTTAAACTATAGATTTCTCAGCTTACCCCTCAACCACACATACATCTACTCACACTTTCAATCCTAGACAAACTCATGGCCATTTAATGTACCTCGTAACTCAGCAAAGAGTTGAACTGGCAAACAGATTCTGAAAACATTGTTGACACATATGACACCCACTATGACTAGAAGCCTCTTATTTCCCCCTCACTTCCCCTCAAAACGTAGAAATGGCCCAGATACAGAGTAAAAACGTGTGGAAGGCGGAACAGAAAGAGTTGTGGTTGAGAGACTGGCTAGGAGAAGTTGAGCAGAAGGAGCACGGTGCCTTGACATTGTAAACAATGAATGCTGTTGCCTGGCAAACCAAACTCCCTGCTCCGGCCAAACGCTACGCCACGTCCATGGATGTAAGTTTATTCTCTGCAATtagtctggatctgagtacctccccGATGATTTCTAGAACGCAAACACATTCTAAATgctctgattggtcccagaaaccgatgggttgggaCAAAGCCAGAACACATGTGGGTAAAGTGGTGTTGTGGAAATttgtcattggctttgatactctgattggttagagatgatacAATCACTGACAAATTTGTGTTGTACATGACCTTTCATTTTGACGTCACCACTAACGACTTCAACGATGGCAGTCTCAGATAGATGTTGCGAACATAGAACAGTGGAAGAATTCAGTTTGAGTCATCAGGAAAAGAGTGCTGGGTAATATCACACGTTCACTCTCCATATTTCTCATCCTTCCCCTCAACCACACACTACCTTGTGTGTGGCTATCCTGCTATCTACTCACACTCTCAATCCTAGACAAACCCATGGCTATATTGTACCTCGTAACTCAGCAAAGATTTGAACTGGCAAACATTAGGTCCTGAAAACAGTGTTGGCACACATGACACCCACTCCCACACCCTCCCTGTCTGCCAGCACCttcacactcccacacacacacacacaaaatatcatATGAAAGTTTCTGATGCAGCgtgtgttagtagtatagagatcatgtcttctctcctctcagagtGTTTGTATGAGATCAGTCAACAGGCTGCACCTCCCTGTAAGGATTACCACCAACTCACAGTCAcccagacacagatacagtacagacaactacagacacagtacagacaccCACGGGTACAGTACAGACAACTACAGGAACAGTACAGACACCTtcagacacagtacagacacccacaggtacagtacagccacatacaggtacagtacagacaaccacaggtacagtacagacacctgcaggtacagtacagacacctacaaGTACAGTGCAGACACATACAGGAACAGTACAGACaaatacaggtacagtacagacacataCAGGAACAGTGCAGACAACTACAGGTACAttacagacacctacaggtacagacacctacaggaacAGTACAGACACATACAGGAACAGTACAGACAAATACAGGAACAGTACAGACACATACAGGAACAGTGCAGACACATACAGGAACAGTACAGACAACTACAGGTACAttacagacacctacaggtacagacacctacaggaacAGTACAGACACATACAGGAACAGTACAGACAAATACAGgaacagtacagacacctacaaGTACAGACAAATACAGGAACAGTGCAGACACCTACAGGAACAGTGCAGAcaactacaggtacagtacagacacctacaggaacagtgcagacacatacaggtacagtacagacacctacaggtacagacacctacaggaacagtacagacaactacaggtacagtacatacacctacaggaacagtgcagacacatacaggtacagtacagacacctacaggtacagACACATACAGGAACAGTACAGACAAATACAGGAACAGTACAGACGCCTAAAGGTACAGTACAGACAACTACAAGAACAGTACAGCCACCTACAgacacaggtacagtacagacgCATACAGGTACAGTGCAGACACATACAGGAACAGTACCGAcaactacaggtacagtacagacaaCTACAGGTTCAGTACAGACATCTACTGGAACAGTACAGACAAATACAGGAACAGTACATACACCTACAGGTgcagtacagacacctacaggtacagtGCAGACACATACAGGAACAGTACAGACaaatacaggtacagtacagacacctacaaGTACAGACAACTACAGGTTCAGTACAGACATCTACTGGAACAGTACAGACAAATACAGGAACAGTACAGACAACTACAGgaacagtacagacacctacagacacaggtacagtacaggcacatacaggtacagtacagaaaaatacaggtacagtacagacacctacaaGTACAGACAATTACAGGTTCAGTACAGACATCTACTGGAACAGTACAGACAcccacagatacaggtacagtacagataACTACAGCCCTACTCTATAGCGCCGTCTGGTGGTGTTTcacagaagacaggtgctctccCGTCtggcccagcagcagcagcacagcaagaGGAAGAACAGTGTCTGGCACTGAGAGAGAGTTAGCCTGGTCACGCAGCGCTCTCGTTTCGTTTTACTTCAACAAAATGTCAGCTATCGCACGATCAGGCAGATTTCACCAGAAAGAAtacatgtgtgagagagagaggagcaaagtATGTCTGTCGGTCAATCGGgctgtcggtcggtctgtctgtctgtctgtctgtctgtctgtctgcctgcctgcctgcctgcctgcctgtctgtctgtctgtctgtctgtctgtctgcctgcctgcctgcctgcctgcctgcctgcctgcctgcctgtctgtctgtctgtctgtctttctgtctgtctgtctttctgtctgtctgtctgtctttctgtctgtctgtctgtgtctctcaaaCTGTTTCAATATATTTGATTATTATCTATTACATTTCCATGACCTGGAAAATAGTTAAGAAGGCACATAGGGCAGAGTTAGTTTATATAGGTAGTGTATCTGCCTGTCAGTGTTTTGAATGGCCAGCAGGTGGTGATATTAAGCAGAAATCAGAGAGCCTCATAAACCTTTTGATTCACTATCCTGCTGTAGAACATGTGTGCTCAACTAGGGGAAGAGGTATTGCTACTCCAAAACCTTTTAATGGTTATAATGATACATAGCTAATGTTGTTTGTGTTTTTGGTCTCAAATGATAGAATAAAGAACATACGGCACAATCACCTATACATTGTGTCTGTGATGAATCAAACATATAGACAGCAGTTCATCAATAGAAGGACCATCTTGTATTCTCCAATGTACTGCAGACAGTCTGGAAGTCCTAATCCAATGCATGTGATTGAATATACTGGTCGCACATCTGAGTGCTCTAGTTTTCTCTACCCACCAGAGGTTAAAGACTATAGGACTGTAGAGGCTTTCTGCTTGGACTTTATCATGTTAGAGACCCCCCTCTGGTGTGTAGACCCAGTTGTAATAAAATTACATTCTCTGAGtgatgcagcacacacacacacacaccacaccatacccgcccgcacgcacacacacacacacacacacacacacacacacacacacacacacacacacacacacacacacacacacacacacaacacacacacacacacacacacacacacacacacaaaccacaccacAGTTCTATTGGGGCATATTGACTATTGATGGACCACAATGATTGTACAGAGTAAAGCAATCACCACAGTTATCCAAGGTTGAGTTTAGTTGTTCTGTTGCCATGGGGATGTGCCCATCTTTGAAATGTTTTTGGAATGTAATATGTGTTCTTTTCAAAGACTTGCAAATAAGTAAAAGGTGTTgtctgagagaagagagggagagaaagaaagagagagaggtagagatataaTGAGCAATAAGGAGAAGTGTGCCATTTAGGAAGCAGACAGTATCTGAAAGGACCAGTACCAACCAGCCAGGTCTGTCATTGTTAGCTATTTAATGGTGGCTGACAGGGCAACCATAGGATAGTCCCAGGAGTGGCCTGCCCATTCAGTACTGTGACAAAGATCAATGAAtgaggagctctctctctcacacacactccaactGGTCGCCCAATTCCATTCTGAAAACTGAGGTAGATGAGGGTGGAATTTCATTGTGAAAAACTAGCCTTCTCTCTGGTAAGGAGAGTCGAAGGAAAAATGATTTTGGAATGGAATGCAGAAAGTAGCACAGATTTTACAGCCTGGGTGTAGCCTATGAAATATCAAAAATAAATACtaaaattaaatatatatttacagacacacctaatcattcaaggatttttctttatttttactattttctacatggtagaataataatgaagacatcaaaactatgaaataacacatatgtaatcacgtggtaaccaaaaaagtgttaaataaatccaaatatattttatacatgaaattcttcaaagtagccaccctttgccttgatgacagctttgcacactcttggcattctcttaaccagcttcatgaggtagtcacgtggaatgcatttcaattgacaggtgtatcttgttaaaagttaatttgtggaatttctatccttctaaatgcgtttgagacaatctgttgtgttgtgacaaggtaggggtgatatacaaaagattgccctatttggtaaaatacccagtccatattatggcaagaacaggtcaaataagcaaagataaacaacagtccatcattactttaagacatgaaggtccgtcaatgtggaaaatttcaagtacctcgaaagtttcttcaagtgcagttgcaaaaactgtCAAGCgatgtgatgaaactggctcttatgaggaccgccacaggaaaggatgacccagagttacctctgctccagaggacaagttcattagagttactagcttcagaaattgcagcccaaataaatgcctcacagagttaaagtaacagacacatctcaacatcaactgttcagagaagaccacgtgaatcaggccttcatggttgaattgctgcaaagaaaccactactaaaggacaccaataagaagaagagacttgcttgggccaagaaacacgagcacttgacattagaccagtggaaatctgtcctttggtctgatgagtccaaatttacgATTTTTGGTTGCAACcacggtgtctttgtgagacgcagtgtgggtaaatggatgatctccgtatgtgtggttcccactgtgaagcatggaggaggaggtgtgatggtgtgggggtgctttgctggtgacactgtctgtgatttatttagattttaatgcacacttaatcagcatggctaccacagcattctgca
This genomic window from Oncorhynchus nerka isolate Pitt River linkage group LG2, Oner_Uvic_2.0, whole genome shotgun sequence contains:
- the LOC115125142 gene encoding chromosome alignment-maintaining phosphoprotein 1-like isoform X2, with product MEAVMEVKKSETAMAGFEESTEATIGVKESISAAMDVKESMSAMMEVNESESKEAVVDIKESQGAVMELKRQSSSSGSQGRDRDRESDSYLQHLQCPHCLLQCKSHCNYLIHIAKIHPSRLDDTPVGRLGNAIFYQRTARLFHCSVCFHTAREFPRLYDHLLTCHCLSGKGQGEEGEGDERRGEGGEEPEGISVDVLSKDSSHPLSEPKAEEEDEDKGGAKKEESRKRGLEEMEEGEDNEEDSRSAGSPMKRNRSSTAGSEEDDRDEEEEELQTNNNKKSDKHKKQEEAFLTKYIQRHGGRYNCRLCGKRSKMKGHAIYHVSYKHDVPKPYCCKECSKAFILEYSLLNHIYHNHRQGMYRCLFCPFSSDVVWGIKRHGNCCNARSGEEGEGSNGEE
- the LOC115125142 gene encoding chromosome alignment-maintaining phosphoprotein 1-like isoform X1 produces the protein MDYSVIQNSREPKRELQSMEAVMEVKKSETAMAGFEESTEATIGVKESISAAMDVKESMSAMMEVNESESKEAVVDIKESQGAVMELKRQSSSSGSQGRDRDRESDSYLQHLQCPHCLLQCKSHCNYLIHIAKIHPSRLDDTPVGRLGNAIFYQRTARLFHCSVCFHTAREFPRLYDHLLTCHCLSGKGQGEEGEGDERRGEGGEEPEGISVDVLSKDSSHPLSEPKAEEEDEDKGGAKKEESRKRGLEEMEEGEDNEEDSRSAGSPMKRNRSSTAGSEEDDRDEEEEELQTNNNKKSDKHKKQEEAFLTKYIQRHGGRYNCRLCGKRSKMKGHAIYHVSYKHDVPKPYCCKECSKAFILEYSLLNHIYHNHRQGMYRCLFCPFSSDVVWGIKRHGNCCNARSGEEGEGSNGEE